A genomic region of Nymphaea colorata isolate Beijing-Zhang1983 chromosome 2, ASM883128v2, whole genome shotgun sequence contains the following coding sequences:
- the LOC116247301 gene encoding protein NARROW LEAF 1-like isoform X2 codes for MRPSILFRPPDDTARERASFFTEVQRQLDSEEGGALPAGRQATTILDLMVIRASHSKILRRYSLGTAVGFRMRKGALTDVPAILVFVSRKVNRRWLLDCQVLPTKLVGPGGIWCDVDVVEFSYYTSHASTSREQVYTELVEGLRGSDPQIGPGSQVSSQETYGTLGMIVRSRIDSHQVGFLTNRHVAVDLDHASQKMFHPLPPNLGPGVCLGAVERTTSFVKDKLWYGIFASRSPETFVRADGAFVPFADSFDLSKVTTSVKGVGDMGEVIHVDLQAPIGTIIGKPVVKVGRSSGLTKGMILAYALEYNDDKGICYFTDFLVIGEDGQTFDLEGDSGSLILIVDDGLEKPRPIGIIWGGTENRGRLKLKDGLGLCSWTSAVDLGRLLNLLELDLVTRDEELQEAMEEKECISNAASVEEAPPKGCTSPITSTTGQSRDIANVEHQLMQDSHAFFEQTNLSRNLFPENISG; via the exons ATGCGTCCTTCTATCTTGTTCCGCCCGCCTGACGATACGGCCAGGGAGCGGGCGTCCTTCTTTACGGAGGTGCAGAGGCAGCTGGATTCCGAGGAGGGCGGCGCCTTGCCGGCGGGGCGGCAGGCCACCACCATCCTCGATCTGATGGTAATAAGGGCCTCTCACAGTAAGATATTGAGGCGCTACAGCCTTGGCACCGCCGTCGGGTTTCGGATGAGGAAGGGCGCTCTCACTGACGTACCTGCCATATTGGTTTTCGTCTCCCGGAAGGTTAACAGGCGATGGTTGTTGGATTGCCAAGTCTTGCCAACAAAGCTTGTG GGTCCTGGAGGCATTTGGTGTGACGTGGACGTTGTGGAATTCTCTTACTATACTTCGCATGCTTCAACATCAAGGGAGCAAGTTTACACGGAGCTTGTAGAGGGCCTAAGAGGAAGTGATCCACAAATTGGTCCTGGTTCTCAG GTTTCGAGTCAAGAAACTTATGGAACTCTTGGAATGATAGTAAGAAGCCGAATTGATTCTCATCAAGTTGGATTTTTGACGAATCGTCATGTTGCTGTGGACTTGGACCATGCCAGTCAAAAGATGTTCCATCCTCTACCACCTAATCTTGGGCCAGGTGTCTGTCTGGGTGCTGTTGAGAGAACAACTTCATTTGTTAAAGATAAACTTTGGTATGGCATTTTTGCTAGCAGGAGTCCAG AAACATTTGTGCGAGCAGACGGAGCTTTTGTCCCATTTGCGGACAGCTTCGATTTAAGTAAAGTGACAACCTCAGTCAAGGGAGTGGGTGACATGGGGGAGGTCATACACGTTGATCTACAAGCACCTATTGGCACCATTATTGGCAAACCTGTTGTGAAAGTTGGAAGGAGCTCGGGCCTTACTAAAGGCATGATTCTTGCATATGCTCTGGAATATAATGATGACAAAGGGATCTGTTATTTCAcagattttcttgtcattggAGAAGATGGGCAGACATTTGACCTTGAAGGTGACAGTGGTAGTCTCATTCTCATTGTTGATGATGGTTTAGAAAAGCCCAGGCCTATAGGCATCATATGGGGTGGCACTGAAAATCGAGGACGCCTCAAGCTTAAGGATGGATTGGGTCTCTGCAGTTGGACTAGTGCTGTTGATCTTGGCCGCCTTCTTAATCTGCTTGAGCTAGATTTGGTCACTAGAGATGAAGAACTTCAAG AAGCTATGGAAGAGAAAGAATGCATATCAAATGCAGCATCTGTTGAGGAGGCACCTCCTAAAGGTTGCACCTCGCCAATTACATCAACCACTGGACAATCCAG GGACATCGCTAATGTGGAGCACCAGTTGATGCAGGACTCCCATGCCTTCTTTGAGCAGACAAATTTAAGCAGAAATCTGTTTCCTGAAAATATATCGGGGTAA
- the LOC116247301 gene encoding protein NARROW LEAF 1-like isoform X4 — MRPSILFRPPDDTARERASFFTEVQRQLDSEEGGALPAGRQATTILDLMVIRASHSKILRRYSLGTAVGFRMRKGALTDVPAILVFVSRKVNRRWLLDCQVLPTKLVGPGGIWCDVDVVEFSYYTSHASTSREQVYTELVEGLRGSDPQIGPGSQVSSQETYGTLGMIVRSRIDSHQVGFLTNRHVAVDLDHASQKMFHPLPPNLGPGVCLGAVERTTSFVKDKLWYGIFASRSPETFVRADGAFVPFADSFDLSKVTTSVKGVGDMGEVIHVDLQAPIGTIIGKPVVKVGRSSGLTKGMILAYALEYNDDKGICYFTDFLVIGEDGQTFDLEGDSGSLILIVDDGLEKPRPIGIIWGGTENRGRLKLKDGLGLCSWTSAVDLGRLLNLLELDLVTRDEELQEAMEEKECISNAASVEEAPPKGCTSPITSTTGQSS; from the exons ATGCGTCCTTCTATCTTGTTCCGCCCGCCTGACGATACGGCCAGGGAGCGGGCGTCCTTCTTTACGGAGGTGCAGAGGCAGCTGGATTCCGAGGAGGGCGGCGCCTTGCCGGCGGGGCGGCAGGCCACCACCATCCTCGATCTGATGGTAATAAGGGCCTCTCACAGTAAGATATTGAGGCGCTACAGCCTTGGCACCGCCGTCGGGTTTCGGATGAGGAAGGGCGCTCTCACTGACGTACCTGCCATATTGGTTTTCGTCTCCCGGAAGGTTAACAGGCGATGGTTGTTGGATTGCCAAGTCTTGCCAACAAAGCTTGTG GGTCCTGGAGGCATTTGGTGTGACGTGGACGTTGTGGAATTCTCTTACTATACTTCGCATGCTTCAACATCAAGGGAGCAAGTTTACACGGAGCTTGTAGAGGGCCTAAGAGGAAGTGATCCACAAATTGGTCCTGGTTCTCAG GTTTCGAGTCAAGAAACTTATGGAACTCTTGGAATGATAGTAAGAAGCCGAATTGATTCTCATCAAGTTGGATTTTTGACGAATCGTCATGTTGCTGTGGACTTGGACCATGCCAGTCAAAAGATGTTCCATCCTCTACCACCTAATCTTGGGCCAGGTGTCTGTCTGGGTGCTGTTGAGAGAACAACTTCATTTGTTAAAGATAAACTTTGGTATGGCATTTTTGCTAGCAGGAGTCCAG AAACATTTGTGCGAGCAGACGGAGCTTTTGTCCCATTTGCGGACAGCTTCGATTTAAGTAAAGTGACAACCTCAGTCAAGGGAGTGGGTGACATGGGGGAGGTCATACACGTTGATCTACAAGCACCTATTGGCACCATTATTGGCAAACCTGTTGTGAAAGTTGGAAGGAGCTCGGGCCTTACTAAAGGCATGATTCTTGCATATGCTCTGGAATATAATGATGACAAAGGGATCTGTTATTTCAcagattttcttgtcattggAGAAGATGGGCAGACATTTGACCTTGAAGGTGACAGTGGTAGTCTCATTCTCATTGTTGATGATGGTTTAGAAAAGCCCAGGCCTATAGGCATCATATGGGGTGGCACTGAAAATCGAGGACGCCTCAAGCTTAAGGATGGATTGGGTCTCTGCAGTTGGACTAGTGCTGTTGATCTTGGCCGCCTTCTTAATCTGCTTGAGCTAGATTTGGTCACTAGAGATGAAGAACTTCAAG AAGCTATGGAAGAGAAAGAATGCATATCAAATGCAGCATCTGTTGAGGAGGCACCTCCTAAAGGTTGCACCTCGCCAATTACATCAACCACTGGACAATCCAG TTGA
- the LOC116247301 gene encoding protein NARROW LEAF 1-like isoform X5 produces the protein MRPSILFRPPDDTARERASFFTEVQRQLDSEEGGALPAGRQATTILDLMVIRASHSKILRRYSLGTAVGFRMRKGALTDVPAILVFVSRKVNRRWLLDCQVLPTKLVGPGGIWCDVDVVEFSYYTSHASTSREQVYTELVEGLRGSDPQIGPGSQVSSQETYGTLGMIVRSRIDSHQVGFLTNRHVAVDLDHASQKMFHPLPPNLGPGVCLGAVERTTSFVKDKLWYGIFASRSPETFVRADGAFVPFADSFDLSKVTTSVKGVGDMGEVIHVDLQAPIGTIIGKPVVKVGRSSGLTKGMILAYALEYNDDKGICYFTDFLVIGEDGQTFDLEGDSGSLILIVDDGLEKPRPIGIIWGGTENRGRLKLKDGLGLCSWTSAVDLGRLLNLLELDLVTRDEELQG, from the exons ATGCGTCCTTCTATCTTGTTCCGCCCGCCTGACGATACGGCCAGGGAGCGGGCGTCCTTCTTTACGGAGGTGCAGAGGCAGCTGGATTCCGAGGAGGGCGGCGCCTTGCCGGCGGGGCGGCAGGCCACCACCATCCTCGATCTGATGGTAATAAGGGCCTCTCACAGTAAGATATTGAGGCGCTACAGCCTTGGCACCGCCGTCGGGTTTCGGATGAGGAAGGGCGCTCTCACTGACGTACCTGCCATATTGGTTTTCGTCTCCCGGAAGGTTAACAGGCGATGGTTGTTGGATTGCCAAGTCTTGCCAACAAAGCTTGTG GGTCCTGGAGGCATTTGGTGTGACGTGGACGTTGTGGAATTCTCTTACTATACTTCGCATGCTTCAACATCAAGGGAGCAAGTTTACACGGAGCTTGTAGAGGGCCTAAGAGGAAGTGATCCACAAATTGGTCCTGGTTCTCAG GTTTCGAGTCAAGAAACTTATGGAACTCTTGGAATGATAGTAAGAAGCCGAATTGATTCTCATCAAGTTGGATTTTTGACGAATCGTCATGTTGCTGTGGACTTGGACCATGCCAGTCAAAAGATGTTCCATCCTCTACCACCTAATCTTGGGCCAGGTGTCTGTCTGGGTGCTGTTGAGAGAACAACTTCATTTGTTAAAGATAAACTTTGGTATGGCATTTTTGCTAGCAGGAGTCCAG AAACATTTGTGCGAGCAGACGGAGCTTTTGTCCCATTTGCGGACAGCTTCGATTTAAGTAAAGTGACAACCTCAGTCAAGGGAGTGGGTGACATGGGGGAGGTCATACACGTTGATCTACAAGCACCTATTGGCACCATTATTGGCAAACCTGTTGTGAAAGTTGGAAGGAGCTCGGGCCTTACTAAAGGCATGATTCTTGCATATGCTCTGGAATATAATGATGACAAAGGGATCTGTTATTTCAcagattttcttgtcattggAGAAGATGGGCAGACATTTGACCTTGAAGGTGACAGTGGTAGTCTCATTCTCATTGTTGATGATGGTTTAGAAAAGCCCAGGCCTATAGGCATCATATGGGGTGGCACTGAAAATCGAGGACGCCTCAAGCTTAAGGATGGATTGGGTCTCTGCAGTTGGACTAGTGCTGTTGATCTTGGCCGCCTTCTTAATCTGCTTGAGCTAGATTTGGTCACTAGAGATGAAGAACTTCAAGGTTAA
- the LOC116247301 gene encoding protein NARROW LEAF 1-like isoform X1, which translates to MRPSILFRPPDDTARERASFFTEVQRQLDSEEGGALPAGRQATTILDLMVIRASHSKILRRYSLGTAVGFRMRKGALTDVPAILVFVSRKVNRRWLLDCQVLPTKLVGPGGIWCDVDVVEFSYYTSHASTSREQVYTELVEGLRGSDPQIGPGSQVSSQETYGTLGMIVRSRIDSHQVGFLTNRHVAVDLDHASQKMFHPLPPNLGPGVCLGAVERTTSFVKDKLWYGIFASRSPETFVRADGAFVPFADSFDLSKVTTSVKGVGDMGEVIHVDLQAPIGTIIGKPVVKVGRSSGLTKGMILAYALEYNDDKGICYFTDFLVIGEDGQTFDLEGDSGSLILIVDDGLEKPRPIGIIWGGTENRGRLKLKDGLGLCSWTSAVDLGRLLNLLELDLVTRDEELQACFNNLTTRDAEAMEEKECISNAASVEEAPPKGCTSPITSTTGQSRDIANVEHQLMQDSHAFFEQTNLSRNLFPENISG; encoded by the exons ATGCGTCCTTCTATCTTGTTCCGCCCGCCTGACGATACGGCCAGGGAGCGGGCGTCCTTCTTTACGGAGGTGCAGAGGCAGCTGGATTCCGAGGAGGGCGGCGCCTTGCCGGCGGGGCGGCAGGCCACCACCATCCTCGATCTGATGGTAATAAGGGCCTCTCACAGTAAGATATTGAGGCGCTACAGCCTTGGCACCGCCGTCGGGTTTCGGATGAGGAAGGGCGCTCTCACTGACGTACCTGCCATATTGGTTTTCGTCTCCCGGAAGGTTAACAGGCGATGGTTGTTGGATTGCCAAGTCTTGCCAACAAAGCTTGTG GGTCCTGGAGGCATTTGGTGTGACGTGGACGTTGTGGAATTCTCTTACTATACTTCGCATGCTTCAACATCAAGGGAGCAAGTTTACACGGAGCTTGTAGAGGGCCTAAGAGGAAGTGATCCACAAATTGGTCCTGGTTCTCAG GTTTCGAGTCAAGAAACTTATGGAACTCTTGGAATGATAGTAAGAAGCCGAATTGATTCTCATCAAGTTGGATTTTTGACGAATCGTCATGTTGCTGTGGACTTGGACCATGCCAGTCAAAAGATGTTCCATCCTCTACCACCTAATCTTGGGCCAGGTGTCTGTCTGGGTGCTGTTGAGAGAACAACTTCATTTGTTAAAGATAAACTTTGGTATGGCATTTTTGCTAGCAGGAGTCCAG AAACATTTGTGCGAGCAGACGGAGCTTTTGTCCCATTTGCGGACAGCTTCGATTTAAGTAAAGTGACAACCTCAGTCAAGGGAGTGGGTGACATGGGGGAGGTCATACACGTTGATCTACAAGCACCTATTGGCACCATTATTGGCAAACCTGTTGTGAAAGTTGGAAGGAGCTCGGGCCTTACTAAAGGCATGATTCTTGCATATGCTCTGGAATATAATGATGACAAAGGGATCTGTTATTTCAcagattttcttgtcattggAGAAGATGGGCAGACATTTGACCTTGAAGGTGACAGTGGTAGTCTCATTCTCATTGTTGATGATGGTTTAGAAAAGCCCAGGCCTATAGGCATCATATGGGGTGGCACTGAAAATCGAGGACGCCTCAAGCTTAAGGATGGATTGGGTCTCTGCAGTTGGACTAGTGCTGTTGATCTTGGCCGCCTTCTTAATCTGCTTGAGCTAGATTTGGTCACTAGAGATGAAGAACTTCAAG CATGTTTCAATAACTTGACTACTCGTGATGCAGAAGCTATGGAAGAGAAAGAATGCATATCAAATGCAGCATCTGTTGAGGAGGCACCTCCTAAAGGTTGCACCTCGCCAATTACATCAACCACTGGACAATCCAG GGACATCGCTAATGTGGAGCACCAGTTGATGCAGGACTCCCATGCCTTCTTTGAGCAGACAAATTTAAGCAGAAATCTGTTTCCTGAAAATATATCGGGGTAA
- the LOC116247301 gene encoding protein NARROW LEAF 1-like isoform X3 codes for MRPSILFRPPDDTARERASFFTEVQRQLDSEEGGALPAGRQATTILDLMVIRASHSKILRRYSLGTAVGFRMRKGALTDVPAILVFVSRKVNRRWLLDCQVLPTKLVGPGGIWCDVDVVEFSYYTSHASTSREQVYTELVEGLRGSDPQIGPGSQVSSQETYGTLGMIVRSRIDSHQVGFLTNRHVAVDLDHASQKMFHPLPPNLGPGVCLGAVERTTSFVKDKLWYGIFASRSPETFVRADGAFVPFADSFDLSKVTTSVKGVGDMGEVIHVDLQAPIGTIIGKPVVKVGRSSGLTKGMILAYALEYNDDKGICYFTDFLVIGEDGQTFDLEGDSGSLILIVDDGLEKPRPIGIIWGGTENRGRLKLKDGLGLCSWTSAVDLGRLLNLLELDLVTRDEELQACFNNLTTRDAEAMEEKECISNAASVEEAPPKGCTSPITSTTGQSS; via the exons ATGCGTCCTTCTATCTTGTTCCGCCCGCCTGACGATACGGCCAGGGAGCGGGCGTCCTTCTTTACGGAGGTGCAGAGGCAGCTGGATTCCGAGGAGGGCGGCGCCTTGCCGGCGGGGCGGCAGGCCACCACCATCCTCGATCTGATGGTAATAAGGGCCTCTCACAGTAAGATATTGAGGCGCTACAGCCTTGGCACCGCCGTCGGGTTTCGGATGAGGAAGGGCGCTCTCACTGACGTACCTGCCATATTGGTTTTCGTCTCCCGGAAGGTTAACAGGCGATGGTTGTTGGATTGCCAAGTCTTGCCAACAAAGCTTGTG GGTCCTGGAGGCATTTGGTGTGACGTGGACGTTGTGGAATTCTCTTACTATACTTCGCATGCTTCAACATCAAGGGAGCAAGTTTACACGGAGCTTGTAGAGGGCCTAAGAGGAAGTGATCCACAAATTGGTCCTGGTTCTCAG GTTTCGAGTCAAGAAACTTATGGAACTCTTGGAATGATAGTAAGAAGCCGAATTGATTCTCATCAAGTTGGATTTTTGACGAATCGTCATGTTGCTGTGGACTTGGACCATGCCAGTCAAAAGATGTTCCATCCTCTACCACCTAATCTTGGGCCAGGTGTCTGTCTGGGTGCTGTTGAGAGAACAACTTCATTTGTTAAAGATAAACTTTGGTATGGCATTTTTGCTAGCAGGAGTCCAG AAACATTTGTGCGAGCAGACGGAGCTTTTGTCCCATTTGCGGACAGCTTCGATTTAAGTAAAGTGACAACCTCAGTCAAGGGAGTGGGTGACATGGGGGAGGTCATACACGTTGATCTACAAGCACCTATTGGCACCATTATTGGCAAACCTGTTGTGAAAGTTGGAAGGAGCTCGGGCCTTACTAAAGGCATGATTCTTGCATATGCTCTGGAATATAATGATGACAAAGGGATCTGTTATTTCAcagattttcttgtcattggAGAAGATGGGCAGACATTTGACCTTGAAGGTGACAGTGGTAGTCTCATTCTCATTGTTGATGATGGTTTAGAAAAGCCCAGGCCTATAGGCATCATATGGGGTGGCACTGAAAATCGAGGACGCCTCAAGCTTAAGGATGGATTGGGTCTCTGCAGTTGGACTAGTGCTGTTGATCTTGGCCGCCTTCTTAATCTGCTTGAGCTAGATTTGGTCACTAGAGATGAAGAACTTCAAG CATGTTTCAATAACTTGACTACTCGTGATGCAGAAGCTATGGAAGAGAAAGAATGCATATCAAATGCAGCATCTGTTGAGGAGGCACCTCCTAAAGGTTGCACCTCGCCAATTACATCAACCACTGGACAATCCAG TTGA